One Natronomonas moolapensis 8.8.11 genomic region harbors:
- a CDS encoding VOC family protein → MSDSTPTPETGPTPTPGIHHVTCIAGDPQRNLEFWVETLGLRLVKRSINQDDPGTYHFFFADAEGTPGTSMTFFPWSDLSSGTVGTGQVSRTAFRVPSGSLDFWEARFDDHGVEYDDRIERFGETVLPFWDPDGLPVELVEVDVPEDDPTVPWTAFVPESAAIRGFHSVTLWLADPEPTGELLRTMGLEERGSEASPGDASGDERTRFSAAGPVGKHVDVVPTVESGRQGHGTVHHVAFRTPTDEDQASMRRAVQSAGLRPTRQIDRHWFRSVYVREFGGVLFELATSGPGYTSDEPLAELGERLVLPGEFEDRRGEIEDALPDVTVPRPELADAD, encoded by the coding sequence ATGAGTGACTCGACGCCGACGCCCGAGACCGGTCCGACGCCGACGCCCGGCATCCACCACGTGACGTGCATCGCGGGCGATCCACAGCGGAATCTGGAGTTCTGGGTCGAGACGCTCGGTCTCCGACTGGTCAAGCGATCTATCAACCAGGACGACCCCGGGACGTATCACTTTTTTTTCGCCGACGCCGAGGGAACGCCGGGAACGAGCATGACCTTCTTCCCGTGGTCCGACCTCTCTTCGGGCACAGTCGGAACCGGACAGGTTTCCCGAACCGCGTTCAGAGTCCCGTCGGGCAGCCTCGACTTCTGGGAGGCACGCTTCGACGACCACGGCGTCGAGTACGACGACCGAATCGAGCGCTTCGGCGAGACCGTCCTCCCCTTCTGGGACCCCGACGGCCTGCCGGTCGAGTTGGTCGAGGTCGACGTGCCCGAGGACGACCCGACCGTCCCGTGGACGGCATTCGTCCCCGAGTCGGCCGCGATCCGCGGGTTCCACTCGGTGACGCTTTGGCTCGCCGACCCCGAACCGACCGGGGAGTTGCTCCGGACGATGGGGCTGGAGGAACGGGGCAGCGAGGCGTCGCCGGGCGATGCGTCGGGCGACGAACGGACCCGGTTTTCCGCAGCCGGCCCCGTCGGGAAACACGTCGACGTGGTTCCGACAGTCGAGAGCGGTCGGCAGGGCCACGGAACGGTCCACCACGTCGCTTTCCGGACGCCGACGGACGAGGACCAGGCGTCGATGCGGCGAGCCGTCCAGTCGGCGGGGCTGCGCCCGACCCGACAGATCGACCGCCACTGGTTTCGGTCGGTCTACGTCCGGGAGTTCGGGGGCGTGCTGTTCGAACTCGCCACGAGCGGCCCGGGATATACGAGCGACGAGCCGCTGGCGGAACTCGGCGAACGACTCGTCCTTCCCGGCGAGTTCGAGGACCGACGCGGGGAGATAGAAGACGCGTTACCGGACGTGACGGTCCCGCGTCCCGAACTGGCCGACGCCGACTGA
- a CDS encoding TspO/MBR family protein gives MSPITAALSNRRATLFRTAGFVVGTNVLGALPAVLVGTDTRWFEEPWFYPPGIAFPVAWTALFILMGLSVSLVYGRGIDRPGVRVALAAFAVQFVFNLAWTPVFFGLQRPGLGLAVVVALWIAVFGTIAAVARVDRRAAVLLVPYLGWVSFATVLNYAIYAQ, from the coding sequence ATGTCTCCGATCACCGCTGCACTCTCGAACCGACGGGCGACGCTGTTTCGGACCGCCGGCTTCGTGGTCGGGACGAACGTACTCGGAGCGCTTCCAGCCGTCCTCGTCGGCACCGACACGCGTTGGTTCGAGGAGCCGTGGTTCTACCCCCCGGGAATCGCGTTTCCGGTGGCCTGGACGGCACTTTTTATTTTGATGGGGCTCTCGGTGTCGCTCGTTTACGGGCGCGGGATCGACCGTCCGGGCGTCAGAGTCGCACTGGCCGCTTTCGCCGTCCAGTTCGTGTTTAACCTCGCGTGGACACCGGTCTTTTTCGGACTCCAGCGCCCGGGACTCGGTCTCGCTGTGGTCGTCGCCCTCTGGATCGCAGTCTTCGGAACGATCGCTGCAGTGGCTCGGGTCGACCGACGGGCCGCCGTGTTGCTCGTCCCCTACCTCGGTTGGGTATCGTTCGCGACCGTACTCAACTATGCGATTTACGCACAATGA
- a CDS encoding heavy metal translocating P-type ATPase has protein sequence MSPRDSDPTDADSVCRLCDLPTPAPPVTGPDVDGAFCCRGCLEVQRSLGDLEASEAEAVREAIGDDGAAASDSGTAPDDAPKTAESAFFAVDGMHCTTCEAFLEGRTEAEDGVHTVEASYATDTVRVQFDPDVVGEERLPEVLSGYGYTAGRREDGRPGGDTNEVVTFLVGGGLFGMMVMLWYALFLYPTYFGYEPLADFGGLDGLYVFGNIWLMTTFVLFYTGWPILRGAFVSLRAGVPNMDLLVALAACSAYAYSTIAMGLGQTDLYFDVTVAIVLVVTGGGYYESKVKQRAVGRLSELTERTVEDARLAESGETVPPDEVSPGDRLLVRPGERIPLDGEVREGTAAVDESLITGESTPLSKRPGDRVAGGTVVTDAPLVVTVDDTATSTLDRLVELLWEIQSSTPGIQRLADRLATVFVPLVIAVAAVVAGWTLVSGGGVTAAMLLGLTVLIVSCPCALGLATPLAIAAGIKTATDRGIIVTAEAVFEDAPDIETVVLDKTGTLTEGSMSVVSVHADAPETVCSRAAAVESFSEHPIAAAIVEYADGIDSADSGPKRAPGAPAADGGSMAIDPGSFDRTSRGVSAPIEGSETVVGHPDLLRDRGFEIDSDLDERIADARSDGDVPVAVGWGGRARGVIVVGDTPRAEWREAVETLSRERSVVVLTGDEGAAADRFRTVEGVSDVFAGVPPEAKAETIRRLRTRGPVAMVGDGSNDAPALAAADLGIALGSGTRLASDAADAVIVDDDLRSVAETFRIAERTNGRIKQNLGWAFMYNGLAIPMAALGLLNPLLAAVAMAASSTLVVVNSSRSLGPFEG, from the coding sequence ATGAGCCCCAGGGACAGCGATCCGACGGACGCCGATTCTGTCTGTCGGCTCTGCGATCTGCCGACGCCCGCGCCGCCGGTGACTGGTCCCGACGTCGACGGGGCGTTCTGTTGTCGGGGCTGTCTCGAAGTACAGCGATCGCTCGGCGACCTCGAGGCGTCGGAGGCGGAAGCCGTCCGCGAAGCCATCGGCGACGACGGGGCGGCGGCGTCGGATAGCGGAACGGCGCCGGACGACGCCCCAAAAACGGCCGAATCGGCCTTTTTCGCCGTCGACGGGATGCACTGTACGACCTGTGAGGCGTTTCTGGAGGGACGGACGGAGGCGGAAGACGGCGTCCACACTGTCGAGGCGAGCTACGCGACCGATACCGTCCGCGTCCAGTTCGATCCCGACGTCGTCGGGGAAGAACGGCTTCCGGAGGTGCTCTCGGGGTACGGCTACACTGCCGGACGGCGCGAGGACGGCCGCCCCGGGGGCGACACCAACGAAGTCGTGACGTTCCTCGTCGGCGGGGGCCTGTTCGGCATGATGGTGATGCTTTGGTACGCGCTGTTTCTGTACCCGACGTACTTCGGGTACGAGCCGCTCGCCGACTTCGGGGGGCTGGACGGCCTCTACGTCTTCGGGAACATCTGGCTCATGACGACGTTTGTCCTGTTTTATACCGGGTGGCCGATCCTTCGGGGCGCGTTCGTCAGCCTCCGGGCCGGCGTGCCGAACATGGATCTCCTCGTCGCGTTGGCCGCCTGCAGCGCCTACGCCTACAGCACGATTGCGATGGGGCTCGGCCAGACTGACCTGTACTTCGACGTGACCGTCGCCATCGTCCTCGTCGTGACCGGCGGGGGCTACTACGAGAGCAAAGTCAAACAGCGCGCCGTTGGGCGGCTCTCGGAGTTGACCGAACGGACGGTCGAGGACGCCAGACTCGCCGAGAGCGGCGAAACGGTGCCCCCGGACGAGGTGTCTCCCGGCGATCGACTCCTCGTCCGCCCCGGCGAGCGGATCCCCCTCGACGGCGAGGTCCGGGAGGGGACGGCGGCGGTCGACGAGTCGCTCATCACTGGCGAGTCGACGCCACTCAGCAAGCGTCCGGGCGATCGGGTGGCGGGCGGGACGGTCGTCACCGACGCGCCGCTCGTCGTGACCGTCGACGACACCGCGACGAGCACGCTGGACCGACTCGTCGAACTGCTGTGGGAGATCCAGAGCTCGACGCCGGGCATCCAGCGGCTCGCCGACCGACTCGCGACCGTGTTCGTCCCGCTCGTCATCGCCGTCGCGGCAGTCGTCGCGGGGTGGACGCTGGTCTCCGGCGGTGGTGTCACGGCCGCTATGCTGCTCGGGCTGACCGTCCTCATCGTTTCCTGTCCCTGTGCGCTCGGACTCGCGACGCCGCTTGCCATCGCTGCCGGGATCAAAACCGCCACCGATCGGGGGATCATCGTGACTGCGGAGGCGGTCTTCGAGGATGCCCCCGACATCGAAACCGTCGTCCTCGACAAAACGGGGACGCTAACGGAGGGCTCGATGTCCGTGGTCTCGGTCCACGCCGACGCGCCCGAGACGGTGTGTTCGCGGGCGGCTGCCGTCGAGTCGTTCTCCGAGCACCCGATCGCCGCCGCGATCGTCGAGTACGCCGACGGCATCGACAGCGCCGATTCAGGCCCGAAGCGTGCTCCCGGCGCTCCGGCGGCGGACGGTGGCTCGATGGCGATCGATCCGGGGTCGTTCGACCGGACCTCCCGCGGCGTTAGCGCCCCGATCGAGGGCTCCGAAACCGTCGTCGGGCACCCCGACCTCCTCCGCGACCGGGGCTTCGAGATCGACAGCGACCTCGACGAACGGATCGCGGACGCCAGATCGGACGGCGACGTCCCGGTCGCCGTCGGGTGGGGGGGTCGGGCCCGGGGCGTCATCGTGGTCGGGGATACCCCGCGTGCGGAGTGGCGCGAAGCCGTCGAGACACTCTCGCGAGAGCGGTCGGTCGTCGTGCTGACCGGCGACGAGGGGGCCGCCGCCGATCGGTTTCGGACCGTCGAGGGGGTCTCGGACGTGTTCGCCGGCGTCCCGCCGGAGGCGAAAGCCGAGACGATCCGGCGACTCCGGACGCGGGGCCCGGTCGCGATGGTCGGCGACGGGAGCAACGACGCGCCGGCGCTCGCGGCGGCCGATCTCGGGATCGCGCTCGGCAGTGGCACCCGGCTCGCGAGCGATGCCGCCGACGCGGTCATCGTCGACGACGACCTCCGTTCGGTCGCCGAGACGTTCCGAATTGCCGAGCGAACCAACGGCCGGATCAAACAGAACCTCGGGTGGGCGTTTATGTATAATGGCCTCGCGATCCCGATGGCCGCGCTCGGGCTGTTGAATCCGCTGTTGGCGGCCGTCGCGATGGCGGCGTCGAGCACGCTCGTCGTGGTGAACTCCTCGCGCTCTCTGGGCCCGTTCGAGGGGTGA
- a CDS encoding b(o/a)3-type cytochrome-c oxidase subunit 1, whose translation MSLGANSGTYLDQFPDEAKLIRATFYSSFAALFVGALMGLLQVLHRVDIVRLVPSEDYYSYLTLHAVLLVLTFTIFFLVGVFTWGVTTSLDRGLEDLRYTWTWYGLMAGGTLMAGIAIIGGFFDAIPLSAAVLYTFYAPLQAHPLFYIGLALFIVGSWLAGIDWFRSWWAWKRENPDERIPLPTFMALTTTLFWIISSLGVAISVVVFLIPWSLGFIDQVNALLTRTLFWFFGHAVVYFWLMPAYMLWYVMLPKISGGKLFSDPLARVVFVLFLILSTPTGIHHQYLDPGIAEGFKFIVMVNTMFLLLPSLLTAFTVVASMEHGARQRGGTGYFGWLRALPWRNPVFTGMALAGLMFAAAGFSGMINAGMNINYLVHNTWWVVGHFHLTVGTAVALTFMAATYWFLPQLTGKKIWSKSLGLAQVLLWFIGMTFMSNAMHRAGLAGIPRRTAEPQYSGFDFQPAAGSVGELNMQVVIGGTLLFVSTVLFIAIVVMTIRGSKVDALPANGYAETLSGPEDAPLVLDNLRLWAGIAIALVVLAYALPLASIIGRGGLFGPGGSPSPQFVDTVVFTGQAILDSVAGAVR comes from the coding sequence ATGAGCCTCGGCGCCAACTCCGGGACGTACCTCGATCAGTTCCCCGACGAGGCGAAACTGATCCGGGCGACGTTCTACAGTTCCTTCGCCGCGCTCTTCGTCGGTGCGCTCATGGGGCTGTTGCAGGTGCTCCATCGGGTCGATATCGTCAGACTTGTGCCTTCGGAGGACTACTACTCGTATCTCACTCTCCACGCCGTGCTGTTGGTGTTGACTTTCACGATCTTCTTCCTCGTGGGGGTGTTCACCTGGGGCGTCACGACGAGCCTCGATCGAGGGCTCGAAGACCTCCGGTACACCTGGACGTGGTACGGTCTCATGGCGGGCGGAACGTTGATGGCCGGCATCGCGATCATCGGCGGGTTCTTCGATGCGATCCCCCTGAGCGCGGCCGTTCTCTATACGTTCTACGCGCCGCTACAGGCGCATCCGCTGTTCTACATCGGCCTCGCGCTGTTCATTGTCGGGTCGTGGCTCGCCGGGATTGACTGGTTCCGTTCGTGGTGGGCCTGGAAGCGCGAGAACCCCGACGAGCGGATCCCGCTGCCGACGTTCATGGCGTTGACGACCACGTTGTTTTGGATCATCTCGAGTCTCGGCGTCGCCATCTCCGTCGTGGTGTTTCTGATCCCGTGGTCGCTCGGATTCATCGACCAGGTGAACGCGCTTTTGACCCGGACGCTGTTTTGGTTCTTCGGCCACGCCGTCGTCTACTTCTGGTTGATGCCGGCGTACATGCTCTGGTACGTCATGCTGCCGAAGATCTCCGGCGGGAAGCTGTTCAGTGATCCGCTCGCCCGCGTCGTCTTCGTTCTCTTTTTGATCCTCTCGACCCCGACGGGAATTCACCACCAGTATCTCGACCCGGGGATCGCCGAAGGGTTCAAATTCATCGTGATGGTCAACACGATGTTCCTGCTGTTGCCGAGTCTGTTGACCGCCTTCACCGTCGTCGCGAGCATGGAGCACGGCGCACGACAGCGCGGCGGGACCGGCTACTTCGGGTGGTTGCGCGCGCTGCCCTGGCGGAATCCGGTGTTCACCGGGATGGCGCTCGCCGGGTTGATGTTCGCCGCTGCCGGCTTCTCGGGGATGATAAACGCCGGGATGAACATCAACTACCTCGTCCACAACACGTGGTGGGTTGTCGGCCACTTCCATCTCACCGTTGGGACCGCGGTCGCGTTGACGTTCATGGCCGCTACGTACTGGTTCCTGCCACAGTTAACCGGCAAAAAAATCTGGAGCAAGTCCCTCGGGCTAGCGCAGGTCCTGTTGTGGTTCATCGGTATGACGTTCATGTCGAACGCGATGCACCGCGCGGGCCTGGCCGGGATCCCACGGCGGACCGCGGAGCCGCAATACAGCGGCTTCGACTTCCAACCGGCCGCCGGGTCGGTCGGCGAACTCAATATGCAGGTCGTCATCGGTGGGACGCTGCTTTTTGTCTCGACAGTGCTGTTCATCGCGATAGTGGTGATGACGATCCGGGGCAGCAAGGTGGACGCCCTGCCGGCGAACGGCTACGCCGAGACGCTTTCGGGTCCCGAGGACGCGCCGCTCGTCCTCGATAACCTTCGGCTGTGGGCTGGCATCGCGATCGCACTCGTCGTGTTGGCGTACGCGCTGCCGCTGGCGTCGATCATCGGCCGTGGCGGGCTTTTCGGCCCCGGTGGAAGCCCCTCGCCACAGTTCGTCGACACGGTCGTGTTCACCGGACAGGCGATCCTCGATTCGGTAGCCGGGGCGGTTCGATGA
- the surE gene encoding 5'/3'-nucleotidase SurE, with protein MKILLTNDDGIDAVGIRTLYDRLSAVADVTAVAPADDQSSVGRQLSRTVELTEHEMGYAVEGTPSDCVVAALGSLDFDPDMVVSGINQGANLGAYVLGRSGTVSAAVEASFFDVPAIAASVYFPAGEFTFEELSASPEHFEEAARSIKYLVEHAPNVDVFETADYLNVNAPVSSDGDASMEITRPSHVYRMDAESNGDGTVRIHDRIWELMAEGSVPDPVGSDRRAVLEGRVSVSPLTAPHTTTDHEALSGLAEAY; from the coding sequence ATGAAAATACTCCTCACAAACGACGACGGTATCGACGCCGTCGGTATCCGCACGCTCTACGATCGCCTCTCGGCGGTCGCCGACGTGACAGCCGTCGCACCGGCCGACGACCAGAGTTCCGTCGGACGACAGCTCTCGCGGACAGTTGAACTGACCGAACACGAGATGGGCTATGCAGTCGAGGGAACCCCGAGCGACTGCGTCGTTGCGGCCCTCGGGTCATTGGACTTCGATCCGGACATGGTCGTCTCCGGAATCAACCAAGGTGCGAACCTCGGCGCGTACGTACTCGGTCGATCGGGAACAGTCTCGGCGGCAGTCGAGGCGAGCTTTTTCGATGTACCGGCCATCGCGGCGTCCGTCTACTTCCCGGCGGGCGAGTTCACGTTCGAGGAGCTCTCCGCCAGCCCCGAGCACTTCGAGGAGGCCGCCCGGTCGATCAAGTATCTCGTCGAACACGCCCCGAACGTCGACGTGTTCGAAACGGCCGACTACCTCAACGTCAACGCGCCGGTGTCGTCAGACGGCGACGCGTCGATGGAGATCACCCGCCCGTCCCACGTCTACCGGATGGACGCCGAGTCGAACGGCGACGGGACGGTTCGCATCCACGATCGCATCTGGGAACTGATGGCCGAGGGGTCGGTACCTGATCCCGTCGGGAGCGACCGCCGGGCCGTGCTCGAGGGGCGCGTCAGCGTCTCGCCGCTGACTGCCCCCCACACCACGACGGACCACGAGGCGCTCTCGGGGCTCGCGGAGGCGTACTGA
- a CDS encoding DsbA family protein, which translates to MDRTPSRRSFLAAGGAAVLTTLAGCSGGGSEIDLSGIDDGSRPAIGASDAPVTMAVFEDYSCPHCQRFTLNNTPAIVQQYVEPGDVRYLHADFPIPVDDWSYPAANAGHAVFEDADNDAFWAFTMALFEDQRSYSLDVFEEIAEDVAGVGAAARSAADEGTYRDRIDADRQRGKSWGVQGTPTVFVGDEQVELDGIAEAIESRL; encoded by the coding sequence ATGGATCGGACACCTTCCCGACGGTCGTTCTTAGCTGCTGGCGGAGCGGCCGTGTTGACCACACTCGCCGGCTGCTCGGGCGGCGGCTCGGAGATCGATCTGAGCGGGATCGACGACGGGTCCCGCCCGGCGATCGGCGCGTCCGACGCCCCCGTCACGATGGCCGTCTTCGAGGACTACAGTTGCCCGCACTGTCAGCGGTTCACGCTCAACAACACGCCGGCGATCGTCCAGCAGTACGTCGAACCGGGGGACGTCAGGTATCTCCACGCTGACTTCCCGATCCCGGTCGACGACTGGTCGTACCCCGCGGCGAACGCCGGCCACGCCGTCTTCGAGGACGCCGACAACGACGCCTTCTGGGCGTTCACCATGGCTCTCTTCGAGGACCAACGGAGCTACTCGCTGGACGTCTTCGAGGAGATCGCCGAGGACGTCGCCGGCGTCGGGGCTGCCGCCCGGAGCGCAGCCGACGAAGGGACGTACCGCGACCGCATCGACGCCGACCGCCAACGCGGCAAGAGCTGGGGCGTCCAGGGGACGCCGACGGTGTTCGTCGGGGACGAACAGGTCGAACTCGACGGGATCGCCGAGGCGATCGAGAGTCGTCTGTGA
- a CDS encoding enoyl-CoA hydratase/isomerase family protein yields MIEIDAPLEIERLREHVACVTYDRPDALNAYTEALLVGAVEAFEWLDAREDVRATVVAGAGEAFCSGVDLTEMPLTPEMDFAEYERGLGLFQDVVATLRGIGTPVVAAVDGYALGAGCDTALACDFRIAGEAGVLGETFIDVGFVPGDGGAYLLPRLIGEARAKELIFTGRKLEGEEIVEWDLARELAEDPLEAAIEFAEELADRPPVALAESKRLANGSFEATLQEAFADATRAQWICAQTRDHEEAVAAFRENRDPEFEGR; encoded by the coding sequence ATGATTGAGATCGACGCGCCGCTCGAGATCGAACGGCTCCGGGAGCACGTCGCGTGCGTGACCTACGACCGACCGGACGCGCTGAACGCGTACACCGAGGCGTTGCTCGTCGGGGCAGTGGAGGCGTTCGAGTGGCTCGACGCCCGCGAAGACGTCCGGGCGACCGTGGTGGCCGGTGCCGGTGAGGCGTTCTGTTCGGGCGTAGATCTGACGGAGATGCCGTTGACGCCGGAGATGGACTTCGCCGAGTACGAGCGCGGGCTCGGATTGTTCCAGGACGTCGTCGCGACGCTCAGAGGGATCGGGACGCCGGTCGTCGCGGCGGTCGACGGGTATGCCCTCGGGGCGGGGTGTGACACGGCGCTGGCGTGTGATTTCCGGATCGCCGGCGAGGCAGGCGTCCTCGGCGAGACGTTCATTGACGTCGGGTTCGTCCCCGGCGACGGCGGAGCGTATCTGCTACCACGGCTAATCGGGGAGGCCCGCGCGAAGGAACTCATCTTCACGGGCCGGAAACTGGAGGGTGAGGAGATCGTCGAGTGGGACCTCGCCAGGGAGCTGGCCGAGGACCCCCTCGAGGCGGCGATCGAGTTCGCCGAGGAGTTGGCCGACCGGCCGCCGGTGGCCCTCGCCGAGAGCAAGCGACTGGCCAACGGCAGCTTCGAGGCGACCTTACAGGAGGCCTTTGCGGACGCGACTCGCGCCCAGTGGATCTGCGCGCAGACGCGTGATCACGAGGAAGCCGTCGCCGCCTTCCGGGAAAATCGGGACCCGGAGTTCGAAGGCCGATGA
- a CDS encoding HTH domain-containing protein, with the protein MSSIELTPSQKTILQELINLFRESESAVKGEDIANEVDRNPGTIRNQMQSLKALQLVEGVPGPKGGYKPTATAYDALKIQEMDQAADVPFRHKGELVKTNVQEIDLTSVHHPELCRAEIKLQGSISEFDEGDDITVGPTPLSKLLIEGQLEGKDDTNNSLILTIDNMEAPAGEEEPLH; encoded by the coding sequence ATGTCATCGATCGAACTTACTCCCAGTCAAAAGACGATCCTCCAAGAACTCATCAACCTCTTTCGCGAGTCAGAAAGCGCCGTCAAAGGTGAAGACATTGCAAACGAGGTCGACCGGAACCCGGGGACGATCCGCAACCAGATGCAGAGCCTCAAGGCGCTGCAACTGGTCGAGGGCGTACCCGGGCCGAAAGGGGGATATAAACCGACGGCCACGGCGTACGACGCGTTGAAGATCCAAGAAATGGATCAGGCCGCCGACGTGCCGTTTCGGCACAAGGGCGAACTGGTAAAAACAAACGTCCAGGAGATAGATCTGACGAGTGTCCACCACCCCGAACTCTGCCGGGCCGAAATCAAACTCCAGGGATCGATCTCCGAGTTCGACGAAGGCGACGACATTACCGTCGGGCCGACGCCGCTCTCGAAGCTCCTCATTGAGGGTCAACTCGAGGGGAAAGACGACACCAACAACAGCCTCATCCTCACTATCGACAACATGGAAGCACCGGCGGGCGAGGAAGAGCCGCTTCATTAA
- a CDS encoding orc1/cdc6 family replication initiation protein, which yields MGMFQRDRRVFADAEPLDDSYEPEDIRERDEELEKYQRALQPIIDNRPTSNIFLYGKTGTGKTVATKFMLSHLEDDAAQYDDIDLSTVWVSCENLSSSYQVAVALVNELRESRGGDRISTTGYSQQRVFDILYEELDVLGGTVVIVLDEIDNIGHSDDILYGLPRARSNGYVEDIRPVIVGISNDFQFRDNLSPKVKDTLAEKEILFPPYDANQLRSILEPRAEKAFHDGVLDDDVVPLCSAFAAQDTGSARQAIRLLREAGELAQADGSETITEVHVRNAQDELEKNQLYEGMQELTTQGHAVLCALAYREALDEVPVRSRDLYKRYTRICGRLDTDSVSERRVRDHLSDMNMLGLIRVYERNEGLSAGRYHEYELDVPLRAVLDVLLSTSRFEDFAGIIHSAADDNGLLRSDISDY from the coding sequence ATGGGGATGTTTCAGCGAGATCGTCGGGTATTCGCCGATGCTGAACCCCTTGACGACTCCTACGAGCCCGAGGACATCAGAGAACGCGACGAGGAACTCGAGAAGTACCAGCGCGCGCTCCAGCCGATCATCGACAACCGCCCTACGTCGAACATCTTTCTGTACGGGAAGACGGGAACTGGAAAGACCGTCGCGACCAAATTCATGCTGTCGCACTTGGAGGACGACGCCGCACAGTACGACGATATCGACCTCTCGACGGTCTGGGTCAGCTGTGAAAACCTCTCGTCGTCGTACCAGGTCGCCGTCGCCCTCGTCAACGAACTCCGCGAGAGCCGAGGTGGAGACCGTATCAGCACGACTGGCTACTCCCAACAGCGGGTGTTCGACATCCTCTACGAGGAACTCGACGTGCTCGGCGGGACAGTCGTGATCGTCCTCGACGAGATCGACAACATCGGCCACTCCGACGACATTCTCTACGGGCTCCCGCGGGCGCGCTCGAACGGCTACGTCGAGGACATCCGTCCGGTCATCGTCGGCATCAGCAACGATTTCCAGTTTCGGGACAACCTCTCCCCGAAGGTCAAGGACACGCTGGCCGAAAAGGAGATCCTCTTTCCGCCGTACGACGCCAACCAACTCCGGTCGATCCTCGAACCGCGCGCCGAGAAGGCGTTCCACGATGGGGTTCTGGACGATGACGTCGTACCGCTCTGCTCGGCCTTCGCCGCCCAGGATACCGGCTCCGCACGGCAGGCGATCCGCCTCCTCCGAGAGGCGGGCGAACTCGCCCAAGCCGACGGGTCCGAGACGATAACCGAAGTCCACGTCCGGAACGCCCAAGACGAACTCGAAAAGAACCAACTCTACGAGGGGATGCAGGAGCTCACCACCCAGGGCCACGCCGTCCTCTGTGCGCTCGCGTACCGCGAGGCGCTGGACGAGGTGCCGGTCCGATCCCGCGATCTTTACAAGCGGTATACGAGGATCTGCGGCCGCCTCGACACCGACAGCGTGAGCGAGCGCCGTGTCCGGGATCACCTCTCGGATATGAACATGCTCGGACTTATACGCGTCTACGAGCGGAACGAGGGGCTCTCCGCCGGCCGGTATCACGAGTACGAACTCGACGTTCCGCTGCGTGCCGTGCTCGATGTCCTGCTCTCGACGAGCCGTTTCGAGGACTTCGCAGGTATCATCCATTCGGCCGCCGACGACAACGGTCTCCTGCGGTCCGACATCTCAGATTACTGA